The following coding sequences are from one Cryptosporangium aurantiacum window:
- a CDS encoding Lrp/AsnC family transcriptional regulator codes for MAATDLDDIDQRIVAALRADGRLSMRTLAERVHISRANAYARVERLQETGVIRGFHADIDPVAVGLGTTAYVTLNLSQHEWRTLRRRLQALPGVIHIGLVGGEFDVVLLVRTRDNAELRRLVLDEIQSIEGVLSTRTWLVFEEVEPTP; via the coding sequence CCGACCTGGACGACATCGACCAGCGGATCGTCGCGGCACTGCGCGCGGACGGCCGGCTGTCGATGCGGACGCTCGCCGAACGCGTCCACATCTCCCGCGCGAACGCCTACGCCCGGGTGGAGCGGCTGCAGGAGACCGGCGTGATCCGCGGCTTCCACGCGGACATCGACCCGGTCGCGGTCGGGCTCGGCACGACCGCCTATGTCACGCTGAACCTGAGCCAGCACGAGTGGCGGACGCTGCGCCGCCGGCTCCAGGCCTTGCCCGGCGTCATTCACATCGGCCTGGTCGGCGGTGAGTTCGACGTGGTGCTGCTGGTGCGGACCCGCGACAACGCCGAGCTGCGGCGGCTGGTGCTGGATGAGATCCAATCCATCGAGGGCGTCCTGAGCACCCGGACGTGGCTGGTGTTCGAGGAGGTGGAACCGACGCCATGA